In the Salvelinus fontinalis isolate EN_2023a chromosome 34, ASM2944872v1, whole genome shotgun sequence genome, one interval contains:
- the LOC129832794 gene encoding 5-hydroxytryptamine receptor 3A-like produces the protein MLIAKEALSPPQSPRCISIIRVPSIVYETLSVDTKNLRFESRLEVPLSWEDPDLSWDTSVYHHDMVVLPVSKIWTPELHVTNGVQTMMKHGNKDLLVHSNGTVEHMVIMNTVVGCEVNLYNYPFASDFCAIALNVWAISGCGMFLNFGNVSTTNANRGDWLTEAVELNAKGGRDDRNYLWVSLKMRSENPFLSLVLPSILIILADVGSFALPLGESKRIPFKVKLVLSFIMFLNILKDLLPGGGQCSPIIRKHFCFCLVILVLSTLQSMVLTRLAKCGTLQPCSLSKSKDSLLKDTDNEEESKSDITVIKLKASEEEKMNTPLQKVVKFLNKMAAQDQKKARRHHFANKVDLICFCIYLTVLIVYAVVILYFSFGSQCEINHLEFWEY, from the exons ATGCTGATTGCGAAAGAAGCTCTGAGTCCGCCACAGTCTCCGCGGTGCATCTCAATTATCCGTGTGCCGTCAATAGTGTACGAAACTCTGTCTGTC GACACAAAAAACCTCCGCTTCGAGAGTCGTCTGGAAGTCCCGCTG TCTTGGGAAGACCCTGACTTATCGTGGGACACATCAGTCTATCATCATGATATGGTTGTCCTGCCTGTCAGCAAAATCTGGACTCCTGAACTCCATGTGACTAATGG AGTGCAAACAATGATGAAGCACGGCAACAAGGATTTGCTGGTGCACAGCAACGGGACTGTAGAGCACATGGTCATCATGAACactgtggtgggctgtgaggTCAATCTGTACAACTACCCCTTCGCTTCAGATTTCTGTGCCATCGCCCTTAATGTGTGGGCAATTAGTG GATGTGGCATGTTCCTGAACTTTGGGAATGTGAGCACAACTAACGCAAACCGTGGGGACTGGCTAACCGAGGCAGTGGAACTCAACGCTAAAGGAGGCAGAGATGATCGCAACTATCTATGG GTGTCGCTGAAAATGCGGTCTGAAAACCCGTTTCTGTCCCTGGTCCTGCCCAGTATACTAATCATCTTGGCTGATGTGGGCAGCTTCGCCCTGCCGCTGGGAGAGAGCAAGCGCATCCCCTTCAAGGTTAAACTGGTTCTCAGCTTCATCATGTTCCTCAACATCCTCAAGGACCTACTGCCTGGAGGAGGCCAGTGCAGCCCCATCATCC GAAAGCACTTCTGTTTCTGTTTGGTCATCCTGGTGTTGAGCACGTTGCAGTCTATGGTGCTCACACGTCTGGCTAAGTGTGGCACTCTCCAGCCCTGCAGCCTCTCCAAGTCCAAAGACTCACTGCTTAAAGACACAGACAATGAAGAGG AATCCAAGTCTGATATTACTGTCATCAAACTGAAAGCCTCAGAGGAAGAGAAGATGAATACACCCCTCCAGAAGGTGGTGAAGTTTCTTAACAAAATGGCTGCACAAGACCAGAAAAAAGCAAGACGCCATCACTTTGCCAACAAAGTGGACTTGATCTGTTTCTGTATCTATCTCACCGTCCTCATTGTTTACGCAGTCGTCATTTTATATTTCTCCTTTGGTTCTCAATGTGAGATCAACCATTTAGAATTCTGGGAATACTAA